A stretch of the Taeniopygia guttata chromosome 3, bTaeGut7.mat, whole genome shotgun sequence genome encodes the following:
- the SLC25A27 gene encoding mitochondrial uncoupling protein 4 (The RefSeq protein has 4 substitutions compared to this genomic sequence) — translation MSPAEDERSLPLPERWPRASKFALSACAAAVAELVTFPLDLTKTRLQVQGEAAVRRDGAAAGPAVPYRGMLRTAAAIAQEEGVRNLWQGATPAVYRHIVYTGVRMVTYEHLRDSVLGRAEGESFPLWKAVVGGMSAGAIGQFFASPTDLVKVQMQMEGKRKLEGKPLRFRGVHHAFLKILSEGGVRGLWAGWVPNVQRAALVNMGDLTTYDSVKQFLLLNTTLVDNSVTHSVSSACSGLVAAVLGTPADVVKTRIMNQPRDKQGRGLLYKSSMDCLIQTVQGEGFMSLYKGFIPTWMRMAPWSLVFWLAYEQIRRLCGVTSF, via the exons ATGTCACCTGCAGAAGACGAGAGGAGCTTACCTCTTCCAGAGAGATGGCCCCGAGCCAGCAAATTCGCTCTGTCAGCCTGTGCAGCGGCTGTGGCAGAACTAG TGACATTTCCCCTGGATCTCACGAAAACCCGGCTGCAGGTGCAGGGTGAAGCTGCCGTGCGCCGCGATGGagccgcggccgggccggcggtGCCGTACCGCGGGATGCTGCGCACGGCGGCTGCAATCGCGCAGGAGGAGGGGGTATGGAAGCTCTGGCAAGGAGCCACGCCGGCCGTCTACCGCCACATAG TATACACTGGTGTTCGGATGGTTACTTATGAACATCTCCGTGACTCTGTGCTTGGCAGGGCAGAGGGTGAAAGCTTTCCTCTCTG GAAAGCTGTGGTTGGAGGCATGTCTGCGGGTGCCATCGGACAGTTTTTTGCCAGCCCAACTGATCTGGTGAAGGTGCAGATGCAGATGGAGGGAAAAAGGAAGTTGGAAGGAAAGCCATTACG GTTCCGGGGTGTGCACCACGCATTTCTGAAGATCCTGTCTGAAGGAGGAGTAAGGGGACTTTGGGCTGGATGGGTACCAAATGTCCAGAGAGCTGCTCTGGTGAATATGGGAG ATCTGACCACTTATGACTCAGTGAAACACTTTTTGCTTCTGAACACGACACTTGTGGACAATAGTGTGACTCACAGTGTTAGCAG tgcctgctctgggctggtaGCAGCTGTTCTGGGAACTCCTGCTGACGTGGTCAAAACCCGGATAATGAACCAGCCAAGAGATAAACAGGGAAG AGGTCTGCTCTATAAATCTTCCATGGACTGCTTGATTCAAACTGTCCGGGGTGAAGGGTTTATGTCTCTGTACAAAGGCTTTATACCAACCTGGATGCGAATG GCACCTTGGTCACTGGTATTCTGGCTTGCATATGAACAAATCAGAAGGTTGTGTGGAGTTACTTCTTTTTAA
- the TDRD6 gene encoding tudor domain-containing protein 6, with amino-acid sequence MSSGPGSLGRGDSVTLRVRAVGLCPEVPILRLWGLLGESNADYALLYREMQTAAGPRLAARPEPGGPGAGGTRLCPGELALVEVLGVWYRCFVVSCGAQGYRVFLLDEGYAVTTSAYYLARGCSELFQLPPEVLGCVVADVVPSHSKEGTESGDSPVSKWTEEAMEFLSFLQDKEVSGVVQEVLMPQVIVLELPQLVAQMQQLGLAKSVSPSWFCQVLKRCLPSGQLKKQLCQQPPACSLGAFVVPQLVYALFSYQPLSPALDYYYPQLQLGVTEPVLVTHVSDPHHIYCQLQCLSQEISCLSEAMCHAYDRWEQDLLPKVGSPCAARGMDGQWYRAILLELVAGEQDQCAALVVFVDYGKKETVTTANLRHLPAECFRMPVVTYVCALQGVSDRGCGWSPLQVDLLKALVLGRGVSAHIKAFNSFEHLYYVTFYGENGVDLNHLFGSQACCLASSHVSQAEAHEQLEVEESLAEELGLPPEALPVLAHRELAAAPAVAGVHLKTWTLYSAQVSHLQDPSEFWLQLHEYYQLFRQLRQCMWNFYSHSTKLDGAGWDPQPGSLCCASGNEGVFYRAVVTRVLDTGVEIHLVDRGSTETVDLCAVKELLPQFRELPALALKCCLAGVSPPRGSWSEAAVSAFREMVLNKELKVWFLNVQGDKYMVEIFDQSQLGEGRISRLMTQGGYAKYQEYEIPKTSQKSDKSVTQASSLACAADESQVNAEKRLRKECDLKSSDKILDSHMGVMARESPVAAIYNSKSRESLLSQDYESKENLHTSLRQNYVEIKPGSSCGGHLEVGSTVNVILSYIENPSCFWCQLSRNYQDLEILMDEIQEHCKNSSQPHVWPNLVCLAQYSEDKKWYRALIVSEGVCAEKVEVIYVDYGNREQVCLTKLRAINERFLRLEAQAFRCSLYNLIQPNGQNPFAWDEEAIQAFRQFVVDSSSGLDLKCTIFALASINRDLFNIVDLITPFQSACQFLTERGVARPLFPQKHLESLVQLHSFYYSGHGIKIGSEEDVYITHVENPRTFYCQLERCADTLAQLARNISSLSERVARSGTLGKSGTLCLARYSDSQWYRGVIMERQPKAKVFFVDFGNTETIETDDLLLLPSDASDILLVPMQAIKCSVSDVSSVSKEAATWFKEAVLERRLKAIVVAKDSDNTLLVELFDRNTQINTKLKELSLNSTGLCSLVHSETSCTGNTDMNERGETAESSFNAGRPLERKKCPPEAQQEQGSKRHFKEVVNLFQHSMKGHVAAGLLEPDEMLSSKSNAVLLNKVGEESLLFSQMDTLSDTKSDAEDRCIMLRNASDLPPQKIVPALKTLVYVSYVSDPQDFYVQLGSDEVQLNNILEILNNGKSVKDPCGQLFQAGDLISAVYSEDNLWYRAVVKEKISDNSIRVHYIDYGDTTVISVDQARRLPKNLSSIPAMSIHCFLGGLKYKKNAGWTEKAVFYFTKRTSEILLSCEFVKKVDDKWEVILSDHQGIITVDIDDKDLASRGRLFSRRKINKRENRDMIAGCEPLPPQVQNEISCVSDCKSFVWKFPEAGQTLKIYVTVVNSPGYFWCHRADTKDMSYIEKKIEEAEKLGLSSLNDVKSCIKTGDICLAKYSQDGWFYRAQISSVNDDSVVVRHVDYGSEESVSLEMIRQMPCELLRVPGQAFACCLSGFSPPDGSWLSEANKKFYDMTENLVLEAEVVAIWENKDSEVPLCVVKLEASVNSINEEMKPFWKANKETGDSAFSNLCNPLKENRSSDSNLSLCLNQETTAVCGLAQEESENALFCSDPFLGVTSECLETVEPNVSVGAASGKIDGGYETGECKNSYDKEIPLSEGDSDNSMLLEPMRNCSPHIVGNGMKAAEQDLSEILFGEEAELKVEVTGTAPAASLFLGKEQELQRLPVLQAQPSASNGTETLGKLDPLEMHLSCNDLNELLQKLEGVKEKSSYGEETKEAKSLEMQAASGSETRETVLEQELLELPDVREETGQLTALNCLEILPLLNERENLVPPVSDREKSVELIPSEVQLALGEKTKKLQANFSGIHEAEAVLDYWMEADPPSLRLSSSGGRTEKEMHQKMRDKQSMLGAKFESFLELVLPNVQPPEEDREEDLLRLECAVLQSSANSGSQFSFLSKDSANPGPVFTVKSCDYKVEKHKGWQKKRDDCVEEWMEQDLSDSFKESGNMCVQSLGCKPGEDEKQNENLADCSAAHHDYPCNLKGFAVGSKCVVWTSLKWCDARILEVSEKGTKVLNLCSGSEEIVHPENVWNGIPDGARRPSEALTPATENLQSLPEESLLQEKQTGCSSSLAEDLHILQQC; translated from the exons ATGAGCTCCGGGCCCGGCTCCCTCGGCCGCGGCGATAGCGTCACCCTGCGGGTTCGCGCCGTGGGGCTGTGTCCCGAGGTGCCCATCCTGCGGCTGTGGGGGCTGCTGGGTGAAAGTAATGCTGACTATGCCCTCTTGTACCGAGAGATGCAGAcggcggccgggccgcgccTGGCGGCCCGCCCAGAGCCCGGCGGGCCGGGGGCCGGCGGgaccaggctgtgcccaggagagCTGGCACTGGTGGAAGTGTTGGGTGTGTGGTACCGCTGCTTTGTGGTGAGTTGTGGTGCCCAGGGATATCGTGTCTTCCTGCTGGACGAGGGGTACGCGGTGACCACATCCGCCTATTACCTGGCACggggctgctcagagctgttcCAGCTGCCCCCGGAGGTGCTGGGCTGTGTCGTGGCCGATGTCGTGCCTTCCCACAGTAAGGAGGGGACAGAAAGTGGGGATTCACCTGTATCCAAGTGGACCGAGGAGGCGATGGAGTTCCTCAGCTTCCTGCAAGACAAGGAGGTGTCTGGTGTGGTGCAGGAGGTGCTGATGCCGCAGGTCAtcgtgctggagctgccccagctcgTGGCTCAGATGCAGCAGCTGGGCCTGGCCAAAAGTGTCTCTCCCAGCTGGTTCTGCCAGGTGCTCAAGCGCTGCCTGCCTTCTGGCCAGTTAAAGAAGCAGCTCTGTCAGCAGCCTCCAGCATGTTCCCTTGGAGCTTTTGTGGTTCCACAGCTTGTCTATGCGTTGTTCTCATACCAGCCTCTGTCACCTGCCTTGGATTACTACTACCCTCAGCTTCAGTTGGGTGTGACAGAGCCTGTTCTAGTGACCCATGTCTCTGACCCACACCACATTTATTGCCAGTTGCAGTGCCTGTCACAGGAGATCTCTTGCCTTTCTGAGGCCATGTGCCATGCTTATGACCGGTGGGAGCAGGACTTACTGCCCAAAGTGGGCTCACCCTGTGCTGCCCGTGGGATGGATGGCCAGTGGTACCGTGCCATTCTGCTGGAGCTCGTTGCTGGGGAGCAGGATCAGTGTGCAGCTCTCGTGGTCTTTGTGGATTATGGCAAGAAGGAGACTGTGACCACAGCGAACCTGCGCCATTTGCCTGCCGAGTGTTTTCGCATGCCTGTGGTCACTTATGTGTGTGCTCTCCAGGGGGTTTCAGACAGGGGTTGTGGCTGGTCCCCATTGCAGGTTGATTTGCTGAAAGCGTTGGTGCTCGGCAGAGGAGTGAGCGCTCACATCAAAGCCTTTAACTCCTTTGAGCATCTCTATTATGTGACTTTCTATGGGGAAAATGGTGTTGATTTGAACCATCTTTTTGGGTCTCAGGCTTGCTGCCTGGCCAGCAGTCATGTGAGCCAAGCTGAGGCTCATGAGCAGCTGGAAGTAGAAGAATCCTTAGCTGAAGAGTTGGGATTACCACCAGAAGCACTTCCTGTTTTAGCACACAGAGAattggctgctgctcctgctgtagCTGGTGTGCATCTGAAGACCTGGACATTGTACAGTGCACAGGTCTCCCACCTCCAAGACCCGTCTGAGTTCTGGCTGCAGCTCCACGAGTATTACCAGCTCTTCAGACAGCTGAGGCAGTGCATGTGGAATTTTTATTCCCATTCCACAAAGCTGGATGGTGCTGGGTGGGACCCACAGCCGGGATCCCTTTGTTGTGCCAGTGGGAACGAGGGTGTCTTTTATCGAGCAGTGGTTACCAGGGTACTGGACACTGGAGTGGAAATACACCTGGTGGACAGAGGCAGTACAGAAACTGTGGATCTGTGTGCTGTGAAGGAACTGCTCCCTCAGTTTAGGGAGCTGCCTGCTTTAGCTCTGAAGTGTTGTTTGGCAGGTGTCTCCCCTCCAAGAGGCAGTTGGAGTGAAGCTGCTGTGTCTGCATTCAGGGAGATGGTACTGAACAAGGAACTAAAGGTTTGGTTTTTGAATGTGCAGGGTGACAAATACATGGTTGAAATTTTTGACCAGTCCCAGTTAGGAGAGGGAAGAATAAGTAGACTCATGACCCAGGGAGGTTATGCTAAATACCAGGAGTATGAAATTCCCAAGACTTCCCAGAAATCAGATAAGTCTGTGACACAGGCCTCTTCCCTAGCGTGTGCTGCAGACGAAAGCCAAGTAAATGCAGAGAAGAGGCTCAGAAAAGAATGTGATCTAAAGAGCAGTGATAAAATACTTGATTCTCACATGGGTGTGATGGCCAGAGAGAGCCCTGTTGCAGCCATTTACAATTCTAAAAGTAGGGAATCTCTTCTTTCTCAAGACTATGAGAGTAAGGAAAATCTGCACACCTCTTTGAGGCAGAATTATGTGGAAATTAAGCCAGGCTCCTCTTGTGGAGGCCACTTGGAAGTAGGAAGTACAGTTAATGTTATTTTGTCATATATTGAGAATCCTAGTTGTTTTTGGTGTCAGTTAAGTAGAAATTACCAGGACCTTGAGATACTAATGGATGAAATTCAGGAGCATTGCAAGAATTCATCCCAGCCACATGTTTGGCCAAATCTTGTGTGTTTAGCCCAGTACTCAGAGGATAAAAAATGGTATAGGGCTTTAATAGTTAGTGAAGGAGTTTGTGCAGAAAAAGTAGAAGTCATATATGTTGACTATGGCAACAGAGAGCAGGTGTGTCTAACGAAGCTCCGTGCAATTAATGAACGCTTCCTTAGGTTAGAGGCTCAGGCATTCAGATGCAGCCTTTACAACTTAATCCAACCCAATGGTCAGAATCCTTTTGCTTGGGATGAAGAAGCAATTCAGGCTTTTCGTCAGTTTGTTGTTGATTCATCATCTGGCCTTGACCTGAAGTGTACAATCTTTGCCTTGGCTTCAATAAATAGGGACCTGTTTAACATTGTAGATTTAATCACACCTTTTCAGAGTGCTTGCCAGTTTCTCACTGAGAGAGGTGTAGCCAGACCTTTATTTCCTCAAAAACATCTGGAATCTTTGGTCCAGCTTCACTCTTTCTATTATTCTGGTCATGGTATCAAAATTGGGAGTGAGGAAGATGTTTATATTACGCATGTTGAGAATCCACGGACGTTTTACTGCCAGCTTGAGAGGTGTGCCGATACCTTGGCACAGCTGGCTCGTAACATCAGTTCCCTGAGTGAGAGAGTGGCCAGGTCAGGAACCTTGGGGAAGTCTGGGACCTTGTGTCTGGCAAGGTACTCTGACAGTCAGTGGTATAGGGGAGTAATTATGGAAAGACAACCTAAGGCTAAAGTCTTCTTTGTGGATTTTGGAAACACAGAGACAATAGAGACAGATGATCTGCTTCTTTTACCCAGTGATGCTTCTGATATCTTGCTTGTGCCAATGCAGGCCATAAAATGTTCTGTGTCTGATGTATCATCTGTTTCCAAAGAAGCTGCAACATGGTTTAAGGAAGCTGTCCTGGAAAGGAGATTAAAAGCAATAGTGGTAGCAAAGGACTCTGATAATACACTGCTGGTTGAGTTGTTTGATAGAAATACTCAAATTAATACAAAACTGAAAGAGCTAAGCCTAAACAGTACAGGACTGTGTAGTCTTGTACACAGTGAGACTTCGTGCACTGGAAATACAGATATGAATGAGAGGGGTGAGACTGCAGAGTCCTCTTTCAATGCAGGTAGGCCTCTcgaaagaaaaaaatgtccaCCTGAAGCCCAGCAAGAGCAAGGGAGCAAAAGACACTTCAAAGAAGTTGTAAACCTTTTCCAGCACTCTATGAAGGGACATGTGGCAGCTGGATTACTAGAACCTGATGAGATGCTTAGCAGCAAGAGCAATGCTGTTTTGTTGAATAAAGTAGGGGAGGAATCTCTGCTCTTTTCCCAGATGGATACACTGTCAGATACTAAATCTGATGCTGAAGACAGGTGTATAATGCTTAGAAATGCATCTGATCTACCACCACAGAAGATAGTGCCAGCTCTTAAAACCTTAGTGTATGTGTCTTACGTCAGTGACCCACAGGATTTTTATGTTCAACTAGGGAGTGATGAGGTTCAGCTTAACAAcattttggaaattttaaaCAATGGGAAATCAGTGAAGGACCCTTGTGGACAGCTTTTCCAAGCAGGAGATTTAATCAGTGCTGTTTATTCAGAAGACAACCTTTGGTATCGAGCTGTAGTAAAAGAGAAGATTTCTGACAATTCAATAAGGGTACATTACATTGATTATGGTGACACTACTGTGATTAGTGTTGATCAAGCACGCAGGCTCCCTAAGAACTTGTCATCTATTCCAGCAATGAGCATTCACTGCTTTCTAGGTGGActcaaatacaaaaaaaatgctGGCTGGACAGAGAAAGCAGTGTTTTATTTCACCAAGAGAACAAGTGAAATCCTGCTGTCGTGTGAATTTGTAAAGAAGGTTGATGATAAATGGGAAGTTATTCTCAGTGACCATCAAGGTATAATAACAGTGGATATAGATGATAAAGATCTTGCAAGTAGAGGAAGACTTTtctcaagaagaaaaattaataaaagagaGAACCGTGACATGATTGCTGGCTGTGAGCCTTTGCCTCCTCAGGTACAAAATGAGATTTCCTGTGTAAGTGATTGTAAGTCATTTGTCTGGAAATTTCCAGAGGCAGGTCAGACTTTAAAAATTTATGTCACAGTGGTAAATAGTCCAGGATACTTCTGGTGTCACCGTGCTGACACCAAAGACATGAGCTACATCgagaaaaaaatagaggaagCTGAAAAGCTTGGACTAAGCTCTCTGAATGATGTCAAGTCTTGTATTAAAACTGGTGACATTTGTTTAGCAAAATACAGTCAAGATGGGTGGTTCTACAGAGCTCAGATCAGCAGTGTGAATGATGACAGTGTAGTTGTTAGACATGTGGATTATGGAAGCGAGGAAAGTGTCAGCCTGGAGATGATCCGACAGATGCCGTGTGAACTGCTCAGAGTACCTGGACAAGCATTTGCTTGCTGTCTGTCAGGTTTCAGTCCCCCAGATGGCTCATGGCTTAGTGAAGCAAATAAAAAGTTTTATGATATGACTGAAAACCTTGTATTAGAAGCTGAAGTAGTAGCAatttgggaaaataaagattCTGAAGTCCCTCTGTGTGTTGTCAAGCTGGAAGCTTCTGTCAACAGTATTAATGAAGAGATGAAGCCTTTTTGGAAGGCTAATAAAGAAACTGGTGACAGTGCTTTCTCAAACCTTTGCAACCCcctaaaggaaaacagaagttcAGACAGCAATTTGAGTCTCTGTCTCAACCAAGAAACTACTGCTGTGTGTGGATTAGCTCAGGAAGAAAGTGAAAATGCTTTATTCTGTTCTGATCCTTTCCTGGGTGTAACTTCTGAGTGCTTAGAAACCGTGGAACCAAATGTGTCAGTGGGAGCTGCCAGTGGGAAGATTGATGGTGGATATGAAACAGGAGAGTGTAAGAACAGTTATGATAAAGAGATACCTCTGTCTGAAGGTGACAGTGATAACAGTATGCTACTGGAACCGATGAGAAACTGCAGCCCTCATATTGTGGGGAATGGAATGAAAGCTGCAGAACAAGACCTGTCTGAAATATTGTTTGGAGAGGAGGCTGAGCTGAAAGTAGAAGTGACAggcactgctccagcagccagcCTTTTCCTAGGAAAAGAGCAAGAACTGCAGAGATTGCCAGTCCTCCAGGCACAGCCATCTGCAAGCAATGGAACAGAGACATTAGGAAAACTGGATCCATTAGAAATGCACTTATCCTGTAATGATCTAAATGAGCTCCTACAGAAGCTAGAGGGAGTTAAGGAAAAGTCCTCCTATGGTGAAGAAACAAAGGAAGCCAAGTCTCTTGAAATGCAGGCAGCATCAGGCAGTGAAACAAGAGAGACAGTGTTGGAGCAGGAATTGCTGGAGCTTCCAGATGTGAGAGAGGAGACAGGGCAGTTGACAGCTCTGAACTGTCTTGAAATTTTGCCATTACTTAATGAGAGAGAAAATCTAGTGCCTCCAGTTAGTGACAGGGAGAAGTCAGTAGAGCTGATTCCATCTGAAGTTCAGCTTGCTTTGGGAGAAAAGACCAAGAAACTGCAAGCAAATTTCTCTGGAATTCATGAAGCAGAAGCTGTACTAGATTATTGGATGGAAGCAGACCCTCCTTCCCTAAGGCTGTCATCATCTGGAGGTAGAACTGAGAAAGAGATGCACCAGAAGATGCGTGACAAGCAGTCGATGCTAGGAGCCAAATTTGAGTCCTTTCTGGAACTGGTGCTGCCCAATGTTCAGCCTCCTGAGGAAGACAGGGAAGAGGACTTGTTAAGGCTGGAATGTGCTGTGCTACAGAGTTCTGCAAATAGTGGAAGTCAATTTTCGTTTCTTTCAAAAGACTCAGCAAATCCAGGGCCTGTTTTCACTGTGAAATCATGTGACTATAAAGTTGAGAAACATAAGGGGTGGCAGAAGAAGAGAGATGACTGTGTGGAAGAATGGATGGAACAAGACTTGAGTGACTCATTTAAAGAGAGTGGAAATATGTGTGTTCAGTCTTTAGGCTGTAAACCTGGGGAAGACGAAAAGCAAAATGAGAACCTGGCTGACTGCAGTGCAG CACACCATGACTATCCTTGTAATCTGAAGGGCTTTGCTGTTGGTTCCAAATGTGTGGTGTGGACTTCTCTCAAATGGTGTGATGCTCGCATTTTGGAGGTATCTGAGAAGGGTACCAAG GTCTTGAACCTCTGCAGTGGCAGCGAGGAGATTGTGCATCCTGAGAATGTCTGGAATGGAATTCCTGATGGGGCTCGCAGACCATCTGAG GCATTAACCCCTGCAACAGAAAACTTGCAGTCCTTACCAGAGGAGTCCTTACTTCAAG AAAAGCAAACTGGATGCAGCAGCAGTTTAGCTGAAGATCTTCATATTCTCCAGCAGTGTTGA